The following coding sequences lie in one Moritella viscosa genomic window:
- a CDS encoding putative hydrolase: MFQPSQFQPQWWIRNAHLQTMLPTISRRNLTFPTINERLELEDGDFLDLAWTALPTVESNKPIVIIFHGLEGSVESPYVKGIMRAVSATGWIGLVMHFRGCSEESNRLLRAYHSGDTSDASYVIGLIAKRYPHAPLFAVGYSLGGSVLTHYLAQTGKQSQLLAASVVSAPLLLAESAERIKKGFSKAYQRRLIKRLQASVVRKFEHLDMRTALNLTTKQVKKLNTFVEFDDRVTAPLHGFKDALDYYRQCSSLQFLHKIQTPTLFIHAEDDPFLTKKVIPELKDMSANILFELSRYGGHVGFVYGSILKPKYWLEERIPAWFSEFTKDKNSIKDKK; this comes from the coding sequence ATGTTTCAACCGAGTCAATTTCAGCCGCAGTGGTGGATTCGTAATGCGCATTTACAAACAATGCTGCCGACGATTAGCCGCCGAAATCTGACGTTCCCAACAATCAATGAACGACTAGAGCTTGAAGATGGTGATTTTCTTGATCTTGCTTGGACTGCTCTGCCAACAGTAGAAAGTAATAAACCGATTGTTATTATTTTTCATGGTCTTGAAGGCTCTGTGGAGTCGCCTTATGTCAAAGGGATCATGCGTGCGGTCAGTGCGACTGGCTGGATTGGTTTAGTCATGCACTTTCGTGGCTGTAGTGAAGAATCAAATCGTTTATTACGGGCTTATCATTCTGGTGATACCAGCGATGCAAGTTATGTGATTGGTTTGATTGCTAAGCGCTACCCTCATGCTCCGTTATTTGCTGTCGGGTATTCGCTCGGAGGTAGTGTGTTAACGCATTATTTGGCACAAACAGGTAAGCAATCTCAATTATTAGCAGCATCTGTTGTATCAGCACCCCTATTGTTAGCTGAAAGTGCAGAGCGGATTAAAAAAGGTTTTTCTAAAGCGTACCAACGACGATTGATTAAACGTCTGCAAGCCAGTGTAGTACGTAAATTCGAACATTTGGATATGCGCACTGCGTTGAATTTGACTACTAAGCAAGTCAAAAAATTAAATACGTTTGTCGAATTCGATGATCGTGTAACAGCGCCGCTGCATGGTTTTAAAGATGCTCTGGATTATTATCGCCAATGCAGTAGTTTGCAGTTTTTACATAAGATTCAAACGCCTACATTATTTATTCATGCGGAAGATGATCCATTTTTAACTAAAAAAGTGATCCCTGAGCTAAAAGATATGTCGGCAAATATATTATTTGAATTAAGTCGCTATGGCGGGCATGTCGGTTTTGTATATGGCTCAATTTTAAAGCCAAAATATTGGCTGGAAGAGCGAATACCCGCTTGGTTTAGTGAATTTACGAAAGATAAAAATAGTATTAAAGATAAAAAATAA
- the purU gene encoding formyltetrahydrofolate deformylase, translating into MEKKILLADCPDQKGLISKITNICYKHQLNIVNNTEFVDNTHNRFFMRTELEGIFNDETLLADLDSALPAESHRKLVSAGRKRIVILVTKEAHCLGDILMKNYYGGLDVEIAAVVGNYDNLAELTEKFNVPYHTVSHVDISREEHEQRIIDTVSKYQPDYVILAKYMRILTPNFVAAFENKIINIHHSFLPAFIGAQPYKQAFERGVKIIGATAHYVTNNLDEGPIILQDVIHVDHKYSAEDMSRSGKDVEKSVLSKALRLVLEERVFIYENRTVVF; encoded by the coding sequence ATGGAAAAGAAAATATTACTGGCCGATTGTCCCGATCAAAAAGGACTAATCTCGAAGATCACCAACATTTGTTATAAGCACCAACTCAATATTGTAAATAATACTGAGTTTGTCGATAACACCCACAATCGATTTTTTATGCGTACCGAGCTCGAAGGTATATTCAACGATGAAACCTTACTTGCCGACCTCGATAGCGCACTACCTGCAGAGTCACACCGTAAGCTCGTTTCTGCAGGTCGTAAACGCATCGTTATTTTAGTCACCAAAGAAGCACATTGCCTTGGCGACATTTTAATGAAAAATTATTACGGCGGTTTGGATGTTGAAATTGCTGCAGTAGTAGGTAATTACGATAACCTTGCTGAATTAACAGAAAAATTTAACGTGCCTTACCATACGGTTTCTCATGTTGATATCAGCCGTGAAGAACATGAACAGCGTATTATTGACACAGTATCAAAGTATCAACCTGATTATGTTATTTTAGCTAAATACATGCGTATTCTAACGCCGAATTTTGTTGCTGCATTTGAAAACAAAATTATCAATATCCATCATTCATTTTTACCCGCTTTTATTGGCGCTCAGCCATACAAACAAGCGTTCGAACGTGGTGTTAAAATTATTGGTGCAACAGCGCATTATGTAACAAACAACTTAGATGAAGGGCCGATTATTTTACAAGACGTCATTCATGTAGATCATAAATACAGCGCCGAAGACATGTCGCGTTCTGGTAAAGATGTAGAAAAATCAGTGCTCAGTAAAGCATTACGTCTGGTACTTGAAGAACGTGTATTTATTTATGAAAACAGAACGGTGGTGTTTTAG
- a CDS encoding membrane protein: MLTIIFTALLSSIFTALAFLYVFNHVIKPYLATQIALIKTEAETTISQASPQISKDIADAIEAKIAEIQPELEAHVKQELDQIIDEFLPELSKEVEDGVDNAFKKFIPTIMGSAAAMPAETILKTSSTLLNTGIGILRSVTPDIKK, translated from the coding sequence ATGTTAACAATTATCTTTACGGCCTTACTCAGTAGTATCTTTACTGCACTTGCTTTTTTATATGTATTCAATCACGTAATTAAACCTTATTTAGCCACACAAATCGCCTTAATAAAAACAGAAGCAGAAACCACGATCAGTCAAGCATCTCCTCAAATAAGTAAAGATATTGCGGACGCTATCGAAGCCAAAATAGCAGAAATACAACCTGAATTAGAAGCGCACGTGAAACAAGAGTTAGATCAAATTATTGATGAATTCTTACCCGAGCTCAGTAAAGAAGTTGAAGACGGTGTCGATAATGCCTTTAAAAAGTTTATTCCGACCATAATGGGATCAGCTGCTGCGATGCCAGCAGAAACGATTCTAAAAACGAGCTCAACGTTACTCAATACCGGTATTGGCATCTTACGAAGTGTCACTCCTGATATTAAAAAGTAG
- a CDS encoding HTH-type transcriptional regulator, AsnC family, with amino-acid sequence MKLDRTDKLILNLIQENGRISNLELADKIGLSASPCSRRVKHLEELGLIDKHVTLLNQAKLGLKLTAYIHISMDRHTPERFDNFETEIAAIPDVMECCIITGSDADFQLKVIVPDMEHYQELLLGKLTGIKGVTGVRSSFMLRNVLSRTVLPLDHIK; translated from the coding sequence ATGAAATTAGACAGAACAGATAAGTTAATTCTTAATTTAATACAAGAAAATGGCCGGATCAGTAATTTAGAATTAGCGGATAAAATTGGCTTGTCAGCGTCGCCTTGCTCCCGACGTGTGAAGCATTTAGAAGAGTTAGGTTTAATTGATAAACATGTCACCTTGCTTAACCAAGCTAAACTTGGTTTAAAGCTGACGGCTTATATCCATATTAGTATGGATAGACATACACCTGAACGTTTTGATAATTTTGAAACTGAGATCGCCGCTATTCCAGATGTGATGGAGTGCTGTATTATTACTGGTAGTGATGCTGATTTTCAATTAAAGGTTATTGTGCCAGATATGGAACATTACCAAGAGCTACTGTTAGGAAAACTAACGGGGATTAAAGGAGTAACTGGCGTGAGATCGAGCTTTATGTTACGTAATGTTTTAAGTCGAACGGTATTACCGCTCGACCACATTAAGTAG
- the fabH gene encoding 3-oxoacyl-[acyl-carrier-protein] synthase III, with protein MHYANITGWGKCLPPATLTNDDLSTFLDTNDEWIQSRTGMQERRISHVSTSELAYVAACQAIAAAGIDASELDGIFFATCTADCTLPSAASKVQAKLGATNAAVFDMNAACTGFIYGLSTANAFIQSGQMNKVLVIGAERISYFLDWTERSTAVLFGDGAGAVILESSTEKQGILSNKIGCDGDAGHILSVPNFGTDRTRFKNVDGLFDFNFEGKEIFKRAVTRMGEASAIALEKAQMTPEDVDFIIPHQANLRIIDFLAKRMGASKEKVMVNVHKYGNTSSATVPIALCEALEEGRIKAGDNVLLAAFGGGLTWGATMIKWGERITPIATSAAALPEYNGTALDLIQDAIKGCQDAKLARESQAD; from the coding sequence ATGCATTATGCAAACATCACCGGTTGGGGTAAATGCCTGCCACCCGCGACATTAACAAACGATGACCTAAGCACTTTTCTTGATACTAATGACGAGTGGATCCAATCTCGAACGGGTATGCAAGAACGTCGTATATCCCATGTAAGTACATCAGAGTTAGCCTATGTTGCGGCGTGCCAAGCTATTGCAGCAGCAGGCATTGATGCATCAGAACTTGACGGTATTTTCTTTGCAACTTGTACTGCCGATTGCACACTGCCAAGTGCAGCATCAAAAGTACAAGCAAAATTAGGCGCAACCAACGCGGCTGTATTTGATATGAATGCAGCGTGTACTGGTTTTATTTATGGCCTAAGTACGGCAAATGCGTTCATCCAAAGCGGTCAAATGAACAAGGTTTTAGTGATTGGTGCTGAACGTATCAGTTATTTCCTTGACTGGACAGAACGTAGCACCGCAGTACTGTTCGGTGACGGTGCTGGTGCCGTTATCCTAGAATCAAGCACTGAGAAGCAGGGTATCTTAAGTAATAAAATTGGCTGTGATGGCGATGCTGGCCATATCCTTTCAGTCCCTAACTTTGGTACAGACAGAACCCGTTTCAAGAATGTTGATGGTCTATTTGACTTCAATTTCGAGGGTAAAGAAATCTTTAAACGCGCCGTAACACGCATGGGCGAAGCATCTGCAATTGCACTTGAAAAAGCACAAATGACACCAGAGGACGTTGATTTTATTATTCCTCACCAAGCTAACTTACGTATCATTGATTTCTTAGCGAAACGTATGGGCGCAAGTAAAGAAAAAGTCATGGTCAACGTGCACAAGTACGGTAATACCTCGTCAGCAACGGTACCGATTGCACTTTGTGAGGCATTAGAAGAAGGCCGCATTAAGGCTGGTGATAATGTGCTACTTGCTGCATTTGGTGGTGGTCTAACTTGGGGGGCTACGATGATAAAATGGGGTGAACGAATCACGCCTATCGCAACATCAGCAGCGGCTCTACCTGAGTATAACGGGACAGCTTTGGATCTAATCCAAGATGCAATTAAAGGCTGCCAGGATGCTAAATTAGCGCGTGAATCACAAGCGGACTAA
- a CDS encoding putative lipoprotein, which translates to MKKTILLALMVFGLAACSNTETTAETAKPLPILPSYSHSCPDERPQMCTMDYRPVCGTTTLGELKTFGNGCGACADASVSGYSEGECK; encoded by the coding sequence ATGAAAAAAACTATTTTGTTAGCGTTAATGGTATTTGGTTTAGCTGCGTGTAGTAATACTGAAACCACGGCTGAAACAGCAAAACCATTACCCATATTACCAAGTTACAGTCATAGTTGCCCCGATGAACGTCCACAAATGTGTACGATGGATTACCGTCCAGTGTGCGGAACTACGACGTTGGGTGAATTGAAAACATTCGGTAATGGGTGTGGTGCATGTGCGGATGCTAGTGTTAGTGGCTATTCAGAAGGTGAGTGTAAGTAG
- the cls gene encoding cardiolipin synthetase → MYSWDSFTNFITLLLVFLHAVIIILVSFRVITKRRSASISLAWLAVIYTLPFAGVIVYVIFGELYLGKKRVQRAEAMLGPFTQRINQCAAPYRVKNGSNTSVLVTPLRELIYSRFQMPSVTGNQLTLLTSPHCILEQITTDINSAVNAVYLEFYIWAVGGKADLVALALINAAKRGVDCRVMLDSVGSSEFFKSHWPKCFKQAGIHLVEVLPVGPMRIFFHRQDLRMHRKLITIDSHVGYTGSMNLIDPQVFKQNAGVGEWVDIMIRMQGPIIPITGSLLEWDWEMETGESLVHTTISQYKESVVFEENSQVQVIPSGPYFDDDNIHQVLVSAIYLAQKSLILTTPYFVPDEALQAALKTASARGVKVQIILPAKNDSRMVDYACKGFFDELLACGVEIYQYQDGLLHTKSILVDNELCLVGTVNLDKRSFWLNFEVTLLIDQSPFIAELYQLQLSYIAHSHKVCLTEWRQRSRVQRFLESLFYLFNPLL, encoded by the coding sequence ATGTATAGCTGGGATTCATTCACCAATTTTATTACCTTGTTGCTGGTTTTTTTGCATGCAGTCATCATTATATTAGTGTCATTTCGGGTTATTACTAAACGACGTTCTGCGAGTATCTCGTTGGCGTGGTTAGCTGTGATTTACACGTTACCGTTTGCAGGCGTTATTGTGTATGTTATTTTTGGTGAGTTGTATTTAGGTAAAAAAAGAGTACAAAGAGCTGAGGCGATGTTAGGGCCTTTTACGCAACGAATTAACCAGTGCGCAGCACCCTATAGAGTTAAAAATGGCAGTAATACCAGCGTCTTGGTTACTCCGTTGCGTGAACTAATTTATAGTCGTTTTCAAATGCCGAGTGTAACCGGCAATCAGTTGACGTTATTAACCAGTCCTCACTGTATTCTTGAGCAGATAACGACAGACATTAATAGTGCCGTTAACGCCGTGTATCTAGAGTTTTATATATGGGCGGTTGGTGGTAAAGCTGATCTGGTGGCGTTAGCTTTGATTAATGCCGCAAAACGAGGTGTTGATTGTCGGGTAATGCTCGACTCTGTTGGTAGCTCAGAGTTCTTCAAAAGCCATTGGCCAAAATGCTTTAAGCAAGCTGGTATCCACCTTGTCGAGGTGTTACCTGTAGGACCAATGCGGATATTCTTTCATCGTCAAGATTTACGTATGCACCGTAAGCTCATTACTATTGATAGTCATGTTGGCTACACCGGGAGTATGAACTTGATCGATCCCCAAGTATTTAAACAAAATGCAGGTGTGGGTGAGTGGGTTGATATTATGATCCGCATGCAAGGGCCGATTATTCCTATCACTGGTTCATTACTTGAATGGGACTGGGAAATGGAAACCGGAGAAAGTTTAGTTCATACCACTATTTCTCAGTACAAGGAAAGCGTGGTCTTTGAAGAGAACAGCCAAGTACAAGTGATACCATCTGGTCCTTATTTTGATGATGATAATATTCATCAAGTGTTGGTTTCAGCAATTTATTTAGCACAAAAATCATTAATTCTAACAACGCCTTACTTTGTGCCTGATGAAGCGCTACAGGCGGCGCTTAAAACGGCCAGTGCGCGCGGTGTTAAGGTACAAATTATTCTGCCCGCAAAAAATGACTCACGTATGGTCGATTATGCATGCAAAGGATTTTTTGATGAATTGTTAGCTTGCGGTGTTGAAATATACCAATATCAGGATGGCCTGCTGCATACCAAAAGTATTCTTGTGGATAATGAATTATGTTTGGTGGGGACGGTTAACTTAGATAAGCGTAGTTTTTGGCTTAATTTTGAAGTCACATTACTCATAGACCAATCCCCTTTTATTGCCGAACTTTATCAATTACAGCTATCCTATATAGCACACTCACATAAAGTTTGTTTAACCGAATGGCGACAACGAAGTCGAGTACAACGGTTTTTGGAAAGCCTATTTTATTTATTTAATCCACTATTGTAG
- the arcB gene encoding response regulator, aerobic respiration control sensor protein ArcB, translated as MIKIRAWAQYYVDMLTKLGVIRFSILSAATVIFFSITIQASINYILRGEVKLDDLYAAILFASVVTPWVVFFLSIVVQQLEDSRKRLTKMVYKLQEVRARDLQLQQELQVNLIELNDEFEERKKAEADRNQAFKDLENEVFQREQAQLVVEERSALVRSFIDSSPDLVYYSNECGQFSGCNLSMEALTGKVEKELIGLTPFDAFDTEIAAKFAATDKAVLSTQLPETYEQWLTYPDGHKACFELRKVPFFGQRNEYIGVLGYGRDITERKKYQDALEKASRDKTTFISTISHELRTPLNGVVGLSRILLDGPLNDKQRQHLNTIYVSAQTMGNIFNDIIDLDKFDRRKFEIVNQPIEFRSFLNDIKTLALLQAEQKGLVLEFDVFGEIPDFINADGTRLRQVLWNLVSNAVKFTDSGEVSIRVFTSAEAGNKIGLTFEVEDTGIGISAEGQDKIFAMYYQEQGSKRATGTGIGLSVAKSLMTAMGGDIWVSSELGQGACFTIEFDVDGVDSLQNSSVVESEQTKLQILLVEDIELNVTVCTAILNKLGHTVEVAVDGRSAIQMAEKNDYDLIFLDINLPDISGFEIIKILRENPALELPPVVALTANVINNRQEYIEKGMDDAISKPLSINAVTGVITRLLQSVDQGKKPKVNYTAAALADDREMLEEYLDIELLQQYLETLGKELLLQSVCLFEQTMPNYLAILNTNLTAKDQDAIVDEAHKIKGAAGSIGLVRIQQVSQLAQSPEQPTWWENIDDWVEQINTEYLHDVKRLKNWIENQNV; from the coding sequence ATGATTAAAATCAGAGCTTGGGCTCAATACTATGTTGATATGCTCACTAAGCTAGGTGTTATTCGCTTTAGTATTTTGTCTGCTGCCACGGTTATTTTCTTTTCTATTACGATTCAAGCAAGTATTAATTATATCCTACGTGGAGAGGTTAAACTTGACGATTTATATGCCGCGATTTTATTTGCGAGTGTCGTGACACCTTGGGTGGTATTCTTCCTTTCGATTGTTGTGCAACAACTCGAAGACTCGCGCAAACGCCTGACTAAAATGGTGTACAAACTGCAAGAAGTACGGGCCCGAGACTTGCAGCTTCAGCAAGAATTACAAGTTAATCTAATTGAACTTAATGATGAATTTGAAGAACGTAAAAAAGCAGAAGCAGATAGAAACCAAGCCTTCAAAGACTTAGAGAATGAAGTCTTTCAGCGTGAACAAGCACAATTAGTTGTCGAAGAACGTTCGGCATTAGTGCGGTCATTCATTGATAGTTCTCCCGATCTCGTTTATTACAGTAATGAGTGTGGTCAGTTTTCGGGCTGTAATTTATCGATGGAGGCGTTAACAGGTAAAGTTGAAAAAGAGCTTATTGGTTTGACGCCGTTTGATGCTTTTGATACTGAGATTGCGGCTAAATTCGCGGCAACAGATAAAGCTGTATTGAGCACTCAATTACCAGAAACTTATGAACAATGGTTAACATATCCAGATGGTCACAAGGCCTGTTTTGAATTACGGAAAGTGCCATTTTTTGGGCAACGAAATGAATATATTGGAGTGCTGGGTTATGGCCGTGACATTACCGAACGTAAGAAGTACCAAGATGCCCTAGAGAAAGCCAGCCGAGATAAAACCACGTTTATTTCGACCATTAGCCATGAATTACGAACTCCCTTAAACGGTGTTGTTGGTTTAAGTCGAATCTTACTTGATGGTCCACTTAACGATAAACAACGTCAGCATTTAAATACGATCTATGTTAGCGCCCAAACAATGGGTAATATCTTTAATGATATTATTGATTTGGACAAGTTTGATCGTCGCAAATTTGAAATCGTAAATCAACCGATTGAATTTAGAAGTTTTCTTAATGATATAAAAACCTTAGCGCTGCTTCAAGCCGAACAAAAAGGGTTGGTTTTAGAGTTTGATGTATTTGGTGAAATCCCTGATTTTATTAATGCTGACGGCACCCGATTGCGTCAAGTATTGTGGAACTTGGTGTCTAATGCGGTGAAATTTACCGATTCAGGTGAGGTGAGCATTCGGGTGTTTACCAGTGCGGAAGCAGGTAATAAAATTGGTTTGACATTCGAAGTTGAGGATACCGGTATTGGTATCTCGGCAGAGGGCCAAGATAAAATATTTGCGATGTATTATCAGGAACAGGGAAGTAAACGGGCAACTGGAACGGGTATTGGATTGTCTGTCGCAAAAAGTCTCATGACGGCGATGGGCGGCGATATTTGGGTGAGCAGTGAGCTAGGTCAAGGAGCCTGTTTTACGATTGAATTTGATGTCGATGGGGTGGATAGTTTACAAAATAGCTCGGTTGTTGAAAGTGAGCAAACTAAACTGCAGATATTACTTGTCGAAGATATCGAGCTGAATGTCACAGTATGTACGGCTATATTAAATAAATTAGGCCATACTGTTGAAGTTGCTGTCGATGGTCGTAGTGCGATCCAAATGGCGGAAAAAAATGACTATGATTTAATTTTCCTCGATATTAATTTACCTGATATTTCTGGATTTGAAATTATTAAAATATTACGGGAAAATCCTGCGCTGGAGTTACCTCCGGTTGTCGCTCTCACTGCTAACGTGATTAATAACCGCCAAGAATACATTGAAAAAGGTATGGACGACGCGATAAGTAAACCGCTATCGATTAATGCGGTGACTGGCGTTATAACGCGTTTATTGCAGAGTGTTGATCAAGGTAAAAAACCGAAGGTTAACTATACGGCTGCCGCTCTCGCTGATGATCGAGAAATGCTCGAAGAATATCTTGATATTGAATTATTACAGCAATATCTTGAGACATTAGGTAAGGAACTGTTATTACAAAGCGTCTGTTTGTTTGAACAAACAATGCCTAATTATTTAGCAATATTGAACACGAATTTAACCGCCAAAGACCAAGATGCGATTGTTGATGAAGCGCATAAGATCAAAGGCGCAGCTGGTTCGATTGGATTAGTACGTATACAGCAGGTATCACAATTGGCGCAATCACCAGAGCAGCCTACATGGTGGGAGAATATCGATGATTGGGTTGAGCAAATCAATACCGAATACCTGCATGATGTTAAACGTTTGAAAAACTGGATTGAAAATCAAAATGTATAG
- a CDS encoding putative membrane associated signaling protein, GGDEF family protein: MDLNYQFFITEIFSWWQDITGLSTSTSVGMTFWLVVIALLITILVILTLLRKLTTYQSLLTFSATPTLVLDIKKGTILYSNSAIATIFDQENNTSNIIAQCCFERLSHRVDETTVTNDVFHIKQLKKTLRFSAVQINYQRRRAWLCQIEHIGTNSSAISPWDMDGQIINSLFLSNSAFIHIKTLDGLILNCSPSWAAQFEQSVEQVNGHFEHNFYSASKLKQIHTYEKTVLTGEVQEYEEWRTADDDNMLLQTIKYPLYDEHEKVVAILTVSHDLTEVMELNERLLNENGEHLRIEAELSRNNSLLNSVINATPDPVAFMNENGKFVGANEGYCEVVGVKHADLIGMDRKNLISIDKKTWLLEQENQLLLDGKSVRYEELLHLSDQDSRWYEICKQRYINNMNGESGILIIYRDLTERKRIEHDLEQAIEKFDELSSTDALTKVANRRTFDNKLTHYWLTHHNEVKKMSLLFCDVDCFKLYNDNYGHPMGDVVLAKIAQVMNDQVHRGADLVARYGGEEFAVILPSTDEEGAIRLASKIITAVEGLGIEHAYSKAAKDVTLSIGIATMCPESESSEVQLLENADKALYIAKENGRNQYSMYQEPSNDNTILELDFDLLKP; the protein is encoded by the coding sequence ATGGATTTAAATTATCAATTTTTTATAACTGAAATATTCAGTTGGTGGCAGGATATTACTGGACTTTCAACAAGTACGTCAGTCGGAATGACGTTTTGGTTGGTTGTCATAGCCTTATTGATAACTATCCTTGTTATTTTAACATTATTACGAAAACTCACGACTTACCAATCATTATTGACCTTTTCGGCAACGCCAACACTTGTTCTTGATATTAAAAAAGGCACGATACTTTATTCTAATTCTGCAATCGCGACTATCTTCGATCAAGAGAATAATACTAGTAATATTATTGCACAATGTTGCTTCGAGCGTTTATCCCATCGAGTTGATGAGACTACGGTCACTAATGATGTTTTCCATATTAAGCAGCTAAAAAAGACGTTACGCTTTAGCGCAGTACAAATTAATTATCAACGTCGCCGGGCTTGGTTGTGTCAGATTGAGCATATTGGTACGAACTCTTCCGCTATTTCGCCTTGGGATATGGATGGGCAAATCATTAATAGCTTGTTTCTATCCAATTCGGCTTTTATTCATATTAAAACCTTAGATGGATTAATTCTTAATTGTTCCCCATCATGGGCAGCTCAATTCGAGCAATCGGTAGAGCAAGTAAATGGCCATTTTGAACATAATTTTTATAGCGCCTCCAAGCTGAAACAAATTCACACTTATGAAAAAACTGTCCTCACGGGAGAAGTTCAAGAATATGAAGAGTGGAGGACTGCCGATGATGATAATATGTTATTACAAACCATTAAATATCCTTTATATGACGAGCACGAAAAAGTTGTTGCTATCTTAACTGTATCTCATGATCTCACAGAAGTGATGGAACTGAATGAGCGACTACTTAATGAGAACGGTGAACACTTACGTATAGAAGCAGAACTTAGCCGTAATAATAGTTTATTAAACTCAGTCATTAATGCGACGCCAGATCCTGTTGCTTTTATGAATGAAAATGGAAAATTTGTGGGGGCGAACGAAGGGTATTGTGAAGTTGTTGGTGTTAAACATGCCGATTTGATTGGTATGGATAGAAAAAATTTGATTAGTATCGATAAGAAAACCTGGTTACTAGAGCAAGAAAATCAATTATTACTGGATGGTAAATCTGTTCGCTATGAAGAGTTGTTGCATCTATCAGATCAAGATTCACGTTGGTATGAAATATGTAAGCAGCGCTATATAAATAATATGAATGGTGAAAGTGGTATTTTAATTATTTATCGAGACTTAACTGAACGTAAGCGTATTGAGCATGATCTTGAGCAAGCAATTGAAAAATTTGATGAACTGAGTTCAACGGATGCACTGACTAAAGTGGCAAATCGACGTACCTTTGATAATAAATTAACGCATTATTGGTTGACTCATCATAATGAAGTAAAAAAAATGTCTTTACTGTTCTGTGATGTTGATTGTTTCAAGTTGTACAATGATAATTATGGTCATCCAATGGGGGATGTTGTACTGGCTAAAATAGCGCAAGTGATGAATGACCAAGTTCATCGTGGTGCTGATTTAGTCGCGCGTTATGGTGGCGAAGAATTTGCAGTTATTTTGCCTAGCACCGACGAAGAGGGGGCAATTCGCCTTGCCAGCAAGATCATTACTGCTGTTGAAGGTTTAGGTATTGAGCATGCTTATTCTAAAGCGGCAAAAGATGTCACATTGAGTATCGGTATTGCAACTATGTGTCCAGAATCAGAAAGTTCGGAAGTGCAATTACTTGAAAATGCGGATAAAGCATTATATATCGCGAAGGAAAATGGACGAAATCAGTATTCTATGTATCAAGAGCCAAGTAATGATAATACGATACTGGAATTAGACTTTGATTTATTAAAACCTTAA